The DNA window ACTTTCGCACAAGACGGAGGGCCAGCTTGAAGAACCAGTCTCGTCTTCTATTGGCAACTTTTTTATGAATACGACAGAGGTGACGCTTCGCACGAAACCATCCACTCGAAAGATATTGCTTACAGGAGAGTGCCTTGTTTGCCGAACGGATTGCGTTGAGACCTTGCTTGTAGAATTCGGGGGACGTTATTCTCGTGTTATCTGAAAGGGTGAGGAATGTTTTACAACCGAAGTCCGCCCCTGCCACATTACCGGTCAAAAGTTCGCAGTCCTCACAACTTAGGTATAGAGAGTAGTCGCCTACACTATCACGTTTGATTGTTACCGTCTTTATCGGGTTTCCTGTCCAGTCTCGGTGCTTCCAAAACGTGAACGACTTACCGAGACAGTTGATTCTTAGACGATTGCCTTCTATTTTGAAACCTGCTTGTGTGAACGTCAAGGAGTTATATTTATGATTCGGCTTGATTTTCGGTCTACCGACTTTACGTTTTGTTTTACCGGCTTTTCGGTCTCTAATGT is part of the Candidatus Poribacteria bacterium genome and encodes:
- a CDS encoding transposase produces the protein IRDRKAGKTKRKVGRPKIKPNHKYNSLTFTQAGFKIEGNRLRINCLGKSFTFWKHRDWTGNPIKTVTIKRDSVGDYSLYLSCEDCELLTGNVAGADFGCKTFLTLSDNTRITSPEFYKQGLNAIRSANKALSCKQYLSSGWFRAKRHLCRIHKKVANRRRDWFFKLALRLVRKYDTIVIETLNLEGMKRLWGRKISDIAFGEFALILQWTCAKYGKTFAQAGRWTATTKPCSVCGHHNGDLTLSERQWTCPDCGFHHDRDINAAINILQVGAPA